GGTCCGGCCGCGTGGACGAGGACACCAACGCCTTCCTCACCGACGTGCCCGGACCGCTGGCCGGTCTGCTCGGCGTCCGGGTGGAGGAGACCGACTCCCAGCCACCCGGGGTCACCAACCCAGTGGCCCTGGACGGCCTGGACGGGTCCCGCCCCGACGCGGAGCTGGTCTTCGAGCTGCTGGTGGAGGAGGGCGCGGAGGTGGTGGGGCGCTACACCGAGGACTTCTACGCCGGACGCCCCGCCGTCACCCGACGCCGCCACCCCGACTCATCCGACGGACTCAGTGGGGGAGAGGCCTGGTACGTCGGCACGGCGCTGTCGCCGGACGGGATGGCCACCGTGGTCCGGGCGGTGCTGGAGCGCCACGGCCTGATCGGCCCCTACGCCGACGTCCCCGACCTGGAGCACGCCGTCCGCGAGCGCGACGGGGAACGGACGTCCTTCCTGCTCAACCACTCCGGGCGGCCGCTCGAGGTCCCGGCGCACACCGGCGGCACCGACCTGCTCACGGGGGACCGGGTCGAGGCCGGGCAGCCGCTCCGCCTCGGCCCCGCCGGAGTCGTGGTGCTGCGTGAGGACCCCCGGCCGGGCTCGGGGCCCGGGGAGGACGCCGTCGGCCGGGGTGGCACTGTGACCGTCGTGGGTGACGACACGATGCTGAGCGAGGAGACCCGATGAGCGAGCAGGTGCCAGGTGGGAGCGAGCACGAGGCAGGACCGACCGACGAGGCGCTGACCGCAGCCCGTGCGGTGTGGACCGACCCGGGACGTCCGGTGCCCGAGCGGGTGGAGGCCCTGCTGGCGGTGATGACCCCGGCGGAGAAGGCGGCCCAGCTGGGCAGCTACTGGGCCGACGAGCGCGACTCCGACCAGATCATCGCCCCGATGCAGGACGTCCTCTCCGGCGGCCGGCCCGACTACCGCACCGTGGTGGCGCACGGCATCGGCCACCTCACCCGGGTCTTCGGTGCCGCGCCGGTGCCCGCGGAGCAGGGGATGAGCACCCTCGCCGAGGCCCAGCGGGTGCTCCAGCAGGAGACCCGGCTGGCGGTCCCGGCGATCGCCCACGAGGAGTGCCTGACCGGTTTCACCACCCTCGGCGCCACGGTCTACCCGACCGCGCTGGCCTGGGCGGCCACCTTCGACACCGACCTGGTGGGGGAGATGGCCGGGGCGATCGGGCAGGACCTGGCCGCGGTCGGCGTCCACCAGGGTCTGTCACCGGTGCTGGACGTGGTCACCGACTACCGCTGGGGCCGGGTCGAGGAGACCCTCGGTGAGGACCCCTACCTGGTAGGCACCATGGCCGCCGCCTACGTGGCCGGGCTCGAGCGGGCCGGGGTGGTGGCCACCCTGAAGCACTTCGCGGGGCACGCCACCTCCCGCGGCGGACGCAACCACGCGCCGGTCTCGATGGGGCGCCGCGAGCTCGCCGACCTGGTGCTGCCGCCGTTCGAGATGGCCCTGCGGGTCGGCGCGCGCAGCGTGATGAACAGCTACACCGAGCTCGACCGCGTCCCGGCCGCCGCCGACCGCTGGCTGCTCACCGAGCTGCTCCGCGACCAGTGGGGCTTCACCGGCACCGTCGTCTCCGACTACTGGGCGGTGGCCTTCCTGGCCGCCAAGCACCGGGTCGCGGCGAGCCTGCCGGAGGCCGCCCGCACCGCCCTGCACGCCGGCATCGACGTCGAGCTGCCCGACATCGCCGGCTACGCCGTCCTCGACGTCGACGACCCCGACCCCGCCCGGACCGCGGCCGACGTCGACACCGCGGTGCGCCGGGTGCTGCAGCAGAAGGTCGAGCTCGGGCTGCTGGACGCCGGCTGGTCCTCCCCGGACCCGGAGCCGGTGGACCTGGACGGTCCCGGCAACCGTGCGCTGGCCCGCCGGCTGGCCGAGGAGTCCGTGGTGCTGCTGGAGGACGAGCAGCACCTGCTGCCCCTGGAGGGCGGGGCGCGGCGGCTGGCCCTGATCGGGCCGGCGGTGGTCGACCACGGCTGCTGGATGGGCGCCTACTCCTACCCCGTGCACGTGCTGGGCCGCCACCCCGAGCTCGGCACCGGGCTGGAGCGGGTGCTGCCCGAGGAGGCCTTCGCCGAGGCGCTGCCCGGCTGGGAGGTGCTGGCGCACCAGGGGTCGCCGCTGACCGGGGCCGACCCGGCGATGGTGGCCGAGGCCGCCGAGCTGGCCGCCTCCGCCGACGTGGCGGTGCTGCTGGTGGGGGACCGGGCCGGCATGTTCGGCGCCGGGACGTCCGGCGAGGGCTCCGACGCCCCCGACCTGGACCTGCCCGGTCACCAGCTCGAGCTGGTCGAGGCGGTGCTGGCCACCGGGACCCCCGTGGTGCTGGTGGTGCTGTCGGGACGTCCCTACGCCCTCGGCCGGCTCACCGGCCGCGGTGCGGCGCTGGTGCAGGCCTTCTTCCTCGGGGTGGAGGGGGCGCCGGCCCTGGCCCGGGTGCTGACCGGCGCGGTGGAGGTCAGCGGACGGCTGCCGGTGCAGGTGCCGCGCAGCGGGGACGCGCTGCCGCACACCTACCTGGCCCCGCCGCTGGGTCAGGACGGGGACCGGATCAGCAGCCTGTCGATCGCCCCGGCCTTCCCCTTCGGTCACGGGCTCTCCTACACGACGTCCGAGGTGGCGCCACCGGTGCTGGAGCAGGAGCGGGTCGGCACCGACGGCCGGGCGGTCGTCCGGACCCGGGTGACCAACACCGGAGGACGTCGGGGGGTGGAGGTGGTCCAGCTCTACGTCGACGACCCGGTGGCCCAGGTCACCCGGCCGGTGCAGCAGCTGCTCGGCTTCGCCCGCGTCGAGCTCGACCCGGGGGCCTCCGCCGAGGTGGTCTTCGACGTCCACACCGACCGGTTCTCCTTCGTCGGCCTGGCCGGGGACCGGGTGGTGGAGCCCGGGGAGCTGATGCTCTCGGTCGGACGCTCCGTGGCCGACCTGGCGGGCACGGCCACGTTGGTGCTCGAGGGTCCGGTGCGCACCACCGGGCCCGACCGGGTGCTGCACACCGACGTCACGGTCCACCCGGGCGGCTGAGCTGGACACGCCACGGCCCCGCCCCCGGACGTGGGGGGCGGGGCCGTGGTGCGTCGCCCGAGCGGCGGAGGGTCAGCCAGGCTGCTCCGCGGCGAGCTCCCCGTCCGCGGTGCCACCGCCGGTGGCCTTGACCGTGTCCACGCGTTCCTTCTTCGGCGCGGAGCTGATCAGGGCGTTGACCCAGCTGGCCGGCACCGAGTTGTCCAGCAGCATCGACTTCACGAACAGCGTGCAGGGGATGGCCAGCAGGGCGCCGAGGGTGCCGAGCACGTAGGTCCAGAAGATCAGCGAGACGAAGGCCACGGTGGCGCTGATGCCCACGGCGTCACCGGTGAACCTCGGCTGGATGATGGTCTGCACCACCACGTTAATCACCGTGTAGACCACCACCACCGCGATCGCGGTGCCCACGCCGCCGTCCAGCAGGGCGATCAGGGCCGGGGGCACCAGCCCGAGCAGGAAGCCGACGTTGGGGATGTAGTTGGTCACGAAGGCCAGCACGCCCCAGGTGAAGTACAGCGGGACCCCGATGATCAGCAGCCCGATCACGTCCAGGGCGGCGACGATCAGCCCGAAGACGGTGGTGACCAGCCAGTACTTGCGCACCCGCTCGCCGAAGTTGCGGAAGCCCTGGGCGATGTGGGGCCGGCTCTCGCCGATGACGGCCAGCCGCTCCTTGATGGTGG
The sequence above is a segment of the Auraticoccus monumenti genome. Coding sequences within it:
- a CDS encoding glycoside hydrolase family 3 N-terminal domain-containing protein, which gives rise to MSEQVPGGSEHEAGPTDEALTAARAVWTDPGRPVPERVEALLAVMTPAEKAAQLGSYWADERDSDQIIAPMQDVLSGGRPDYRTVVAHGIGHLTRVFGAAPVPAEQGMSTLAEAQRVLQQETRLAVPAIAHEECLTGFTTLGATVYPTALAWAATFDTDLVGEMAGAIGQDLAAVGVHQGLSPVLDVVTDYRWGRVEETLGEDPYLVGTMAAAYVAGLERAGVVATLKHFAGHATSRGGRNHAPVSMGRRELADLVLPPFEMALRVGARSVMNSYTELDRVPAAADRWLLTELLRDQWGFTGTVVSDYWAVAFLAAKHRVAASLPEAARTALHAGIDVELPDIAGYAVLDVDDPDPARTAADVDTAVRRVLQQKVELGLLDAGWSSPDPEPVDLDGPGNRALARRLAEESVVLLEDEQHLLPLEGGARRLALIGPAVVDHGCWMGAYSYPVHVLGRHPELGTGLERVLPEEAFAEALPGWEVLAHQGSPLTGADPAMVAEAAELAASADVAVLLVGDRAGMFGAGTSGEGSDAPDLDLPGHQLELVEAVLATGTPVVLVVLSGRPYALGRLTGRGAALVQAFFLGVEGAPALARVLTGAVEVSGRLPVQVPRSGDALPHTYLAPPLGQDGDRISSLSIAPAFPFGHGLSYTTSEVAPPVLEQERVGTDGRAVVRTRVTNTGGRRGVEVVQLYVDDPVAQVTRPVQQLLGFARVELDPGASAEVVFDVHTDRFSFVGLAGDRVVEPGELMLSVGRSVADLAGTATLVLEGPVRTTGPDRVLHTDVTVHPGG
- a CDS encoding AI-2E family transporter, translating into MSGKTVEVQDTPDPLPLAGQRPGPPFFGILLLAGLIVIGAGAQATASLIAPVFLVITLVITVAPLRTWLVQRGLPGWAAGVAVLLTIYALLALILGSVVFALVRLVGQLDDYAAALQRLLVYASDLGARFGFDRQRIQDLASTVQPSSLAGPAQALLSGVSGGLTLLLLIVTVTVFLAFETSTIKERLAVIGESRPHIAQGFRNFGERVRKYWLVTTVFGLIVAALDVIGLLIIGVPLYFTWGVLAFVTNYIPNVGFLLGLVPPALIALLDGGVGTAIAVVVVYTVINVVVQTIIQPRFTGDAVGISATVAFVSLIFWTYVLGTLGALLAIPCTLFVKSMLLDNSVPASWVNALISSAPKKERVDTVKATGGGTADGELAAEQPG